In one window of Helianthus annuus cultivar XRQ/B chromosome 17, HanXRQr2.0-SUNRISE, whole genome shotgun sequence DNA:
- the LOC110920679 gene encoding oxysterol-binding protein-related protein 2A isoform X5 — protein MLLEFSEIQGQLKILCEERSNLLENVRQLEAANIEVEASGVPKGEYQPTQEEITDLGRGKYCEWSTTESSDDFEKQELEEGSQDDEIYFFDTQDSFPKLTTQLEQMTECEIVRRKKLPDPAEKEKGVNLWSLIKDNIGKDLTRVCLPVYFNEPISSLQKCFEELEYSYLLDQAYYHGKEGNSLQRILNVAAFAVSGYASSEGRHCKPFNPLLGETYEADYPEKGVRFFSEKVSHHPTLIACHSEGKGWKFWGDSNIRTKFWGRSIQLDPVGVLTLEFDDGEIFQWSKVTTNIYNLIFGKVYCDHHGLMHIRGNRQYSCQLKFKEQSFLERNPRQVHGFVEDVSRKKHATLFGKWDDSMYYINGVVANVKPKDMSGANLLWKRSMPPVNLTRYNLTSFAITLNELTPGLQVKEKLPPTDSRLRPDQRHLENGEYDMANAEKLRLETRQRMSRKLQENGWQPQWFRKDSESGTYRYVGGYWEKREGCNWDGCPNIFGEVSQDINNSTSRP, from the exons ATGCTCTTGGAGTTTTCTGAAATCCAAGGACAGTTAAAAATTCTTTGTGAAGAACGCTCGAATTTGCTCGAAAACGTGAGACAGTTAGAG GCTGCTAATATTGAAGTTGAAGCATCTGGAGTTCCTAAAGGCGAGTATCAACCGACACAAGAGGAAATTACAGATTTGGGTCGTGGAAAATATTGTG AATGGAGTACAACTGAATCTTCTGACGACTTTGAGAAGCAAGAGCTTGAGGAGGGTTCACAAGATGATGAAATTTACTTCTTCGACACACAAGATAGTTTTCCTAAATTAACGACCCAACTTGAACAAATGACTGAGTGCGAAATCGTAAGGAGAAAGAAGCTTCCCGATCCAGCCGAGAAAGAAAAGGGTGTGAATCTGTGGTCTCTTATTAAAGACAATATCGGAAAGGATCTCACACGAGTCTGTCTCCCGGTTTACTTTAACGAACCCATTTCATCTCTACAAAAGTGTTTTGAGGAGCTCGAGTACTCTTACCTTCTAGATCAAGCTTATTACCATGGAAAAGAG GGAAACAGTCTGCAAAGAATATTAAATGTTGCTGCTTTCGCGGTTTCCGGATACGCCTCTTCAGAAGGACGACATTGCAAACCGTTCAACCCTTTATTAGGGGAAACTTATGAAGCCGATTATCCTGAGAAAGGAGTTCGTTTCTTTTCCGAGAAG GTTAGTCACCATCCGACCCTAATCGCTTGCCACTCTGAAGGTAAAGGGTGGAAATTTTGGGGCGATAGCAACATCAGAACAAAATTTTGGGGACGATCGATTCAGCTCGATCCTGTTGGTGTTCTTACGTTAGAATTTGACGATGGAGAGATATTCCAGTGGAGCAAG GTGACAACCAACATTTATAACCTTATTTTTGGTAAAGTTTACTGTGATCATCATGGACTAATGCATATACGTGGAAACCGACAATACTCATGCCAACTCAAGTTCAAAGAACAGTCTTTTCTAGAAAGAAATCCCCGCCAG GTACACGGGTTTGTTGAAGACGTTAGTCGTAAAAAACACGCGACATTATTCGGGAAGTGGGATGACAGCATGTATTACATAAATGGAGTGGTTGCAAATGTGAAGCCAAAGGATATGAGTGGTGCAAATCTATTATGGAAAAGATCTATGCCTCCGGTTAATCTCACTCGATATAATCTAACGTCGTTTGCTATCACATTGAACGAGTTAACACCAGGATTGCAG GTTAAGGAGAAGCTTCCGCCTACGGATTCAAGACTACGGCCAGATCAGCGACACCTGGAGAACGGAGAATATGACATGGCAAATGCAGAAAAGCTACGTCTCGAGACCAGGCAGCGAATG TCAAGAAAATTACAAGAAAACGGATGGCAACCGCAATGGTTCCGAAAAGACAGTGAAAGCGGTACCTACCGTTATGTAGGCGGATACTGGGAAAAACGAGAGGGGTGTAACTGGGACGGTTGCCCAAATATATTTGGTGAGGTTAGCCAAGATATTAATAATTCCACCAGCAGACCATGA
- the LOC110920679 gene encoding oxysterol-binding protein-related protein 2A isoform X7, whose protein sequence is MTECEIVRRKKLPDPAEKEKGVNLWSLIKDNIGKDLTRVCLPVYFNEPISSLQKCFEELEYSYLLDQAYYHGKEGNSLQRILNVAAFAVSGYASSEGRHCKPFNPLLGETYEADYPEKGVRFFSEKVSHHPTLIACHSEGKGWKFWGDSNIRTKFWGRSIQLDPVGVLTLEFDDGEIFQWSKVTTNIYNLIFGKVYCDHHGLMHIRGNRQYSCQLKFKEQSFLERNPRQVHGFVEDVSRKKHATLFGKWDDSMYYINGVVANVKPKDMSGANLLWKRSMPPVNLTRYNLTSFAITLNELTPGLQVKEKLPPTDSRLRPDQRHLENGEYDMANAEKLRLETRQRMSRKLQENGWQPQWFRKDSESGTYRYVGGYWEKREGCNWDGCPNIFGEVSQDINNSTSRP, encoded by the exons ATGACTGAGTGCGAAATCGTAAGGAGAAAGAAGCTTCCCGATCCAGCCGAGAAAGAAAAGGGTGTGAATCTGTGGTCTCTTATTAAAGACAATATCGGAAAGGATCTCACACGAGTCTGTCTCCCGGTTTACTTTAACGAACCCATTTCATCTCTACAAAAGTGTTTTGAGGAGCTCGAGTACTCTTACCTTCTAGATCAAGCTTATTACCATGGAAAAGAG GGAAACAGTCTGCAAAGAATATTAAATGTTGCTGCTTTCGCGGTTTCCGGATACGCCTCTTCAGAAGGACGACATTGCAAACCGTTCAACCCTTTATTAGGGGAAACTTATGAAGCCGATTATCCTGAGAAAGGAGTTCGTTTCTTTTCCGAGAAG GTTAGTCACCATCCGACCCTAATCGCTTGCCACTCTGAAGGTAAAGGGTGGAAATTTTGGGGCGATAGCAACATCAGAACAAAATTTTGGGGACGATCGATTCAGCTCGATCCTGTTGGTGTTCTTACGTTAGAATTTGACGATGGAGAGATATTCCAGTGGAGCAAG GTGACAACCAACATTTATAACCTTATTTTTGGTAAAGTTTACTGTGATCATCATGGACTAATGCATATACGTGGAAACCGACAATACTCATGCCAACTCAAGTTCAAAGAACAGTCTTTTCTAGAAAGAAATCCCCGCCAG GTACACGGGTTTGTTGAAGACGTTAGTCGTAAAAAACACGCGACATTATTCGGGAAGTGGGATGACAGCATGTATTACATAAATGGAGTGGTTGCAAATGTGAAGCCAAAGGATATGAGTGGTGCAAATCTATTATGGAAAAGATCTATGCCTCCGGTTAATCTCACTCGATATAATCTAACGTCGTTTGCTATCACATTGAACGAGTTAACACCAGGATTGCAG GTTAAGGAGAAGCTTCCGCCTACGGATTCAAGACTACGGCCAGATCAGCGACACCTGGAGAACGGAGAATATGACATGGCAAATGCAGAAAAGCTACGTCTCGAGACCAGGCAGCGAATG TCAAGAAAATTACAAGAAAACGGATGGCAACCGCAATGGTTCCGAAAAGACAGTGAAAGCGGTACCTACCGTTATGTAGGCGGATACTGGGAAAAACGAGAGGGGTGTAACTGGGACGGTTGCCCAAATATATTTGGTGAGGTTAGCCAAGATATTAATAATTCCACCAGCAGACCATGA